The Polyangia bacterium genome has a segment encoding these proteins:
- a CDS encoding DUF1565 domain-containing protein yields MASPALRAFHALAVCALWGAVVGAGAGCTPQLSEDNRSCPCTAGYACCPLSNLCLPDGATCAMIQVSADRAIVRQGGTVQLTVNGTGLGDADNIVLGSLKLTRPSDAKPNSFRLAVTIPSGTPPGPLGLTFTTQGGRKMLGQAGVVTVSPITVALNGDDKQNDGASDRPFGTIARALQVAGPGDTLHLDAGVHGDNSDPYVRYYLPPKATLEGDSSSTTLLSGQIVIAADGVIQHLALDSLVQISGKGSTVKVTDVQASGDGAGFDVSPFASGATLVISGKTSVSSAATKPVRWEADDGSLQVIEGSVLSSLDEKDGEAIRMEGNRVQVKIDSAQINSRGANAVAMIGQANVLITNTLFQGILDLMGPDTTGTVSNSTFQISSATSAIGGIYFFGDSLSVTDSIFNVVGLFENNFSSMIVVRGCIFSGYREPAVLLQRGTMDLGTMTDPGHNQFMPGEFVTENPPVALRVVAETGMASASFSATTVDGDSPPLGHVMGPATAAPYYSIEQMVPINFY; encoded by the coding sequence ATGGCTAGCCCTGCGCTTCGTGCTTTTCACGCTTTGGCGGTGTGCGCTCTTTGGGGTGCCGTCGTCGGGGCGGGGGCGGGGTGCACCCCGCAGCTTTCCGAGGACAACCGAAGCTGTCCCTGCACCGCCGGCTACGCCTGTTGCCCGCTGAGCAACCTTTGTCTGCCCGACGGCGCGACCTGCGCGATGATCCAGGTGAGCGCCGATCGCGCGATCGTTCGCCAGGGCGGCACGGTCCAGTTGACGGTGAACGGCACCGGTCTCGGCGACGCTGACAACATCGTTCTTGGCAGCTTGAAACTCACTCGCCCGTCCGATGCGAAACCCAACTCTTTCCGACTGGCGGTGACCATTCCCTCTGGCACGCCGCCCGGTCCGCTGGGCCTGACGTTCACCACGCAGGGCGGTCGGAAAATGCTGGGCCAGGCGGGCGTGGTCACGGTTTCGCCAATCACGGTCGCTTTGAACGGCGACGACAAACAGAACGACGGCGCCAGCGACCGTCCCTTTGGCACCATCGCCCGCGCTTTGCAGGTGGCCGGCCCGGGCGACACGCTTCACCTCGACGCCGGAGTGCACGGCGACAACTCTGATCCTTATGTTCGCTATTACCTGCCGCCAAAGGCCACGCTGGAGGGTGATTCGTCGTCGACGACGCTGCTATCCGGACAGATCGTCATCGCGGCGGACGGGGTGATCCAGCACCTGGCTCTTGATTCGCTGGTGCAGATCAGCGGGAAGGGATCGACGGTCAAGGTCACCGACGTCCAGGCGTCCGGCGACGGCGCCGGTTTTGACGTCAGTCCGTTCGCCAGCGGCGCCACCCTGGTCATCAGCGGAAAGACCAGCGTGTCCAGCGCCGCCACCAAGCCGGTGCGCTGGGAAGCGGATGACGGCAGCCTGCAGGTGATCGAAGGCAGCGTGCTCAGCAGCCTGGATGAAAAAGACGGAGAGGCCATCCGCATGGAGGGCAATCGCGTGCAGGTCAAGATCGACAGCGCGCAGATCAACAGCCGCGGGGCGAACGCGGTGGCCATGATCGGGCAAGCCAACGTCCTCATTACCAACACGCTGTTTCAAGGCATTCTGGATCTGATGGGCCCCGACACCACCGGGACGGTGTCGAACAGCACGTTCCAGATCTCGTCGGCCACCTCGGCCATCGGCGGGATCTACTTTTTTGGCGACAGCCTCAGTGTCACCGATTCGATCTTCAACGTGGTCGGCCTGTTCGAGAACAACTTCTCCAGCATGATCGTCGTGCGCGGCTGCATCTTCAGCGGCTATCGCGAACCGGCGGTGCTGCTGCAGCGGGGGACGATGGATCTGGGGACCATGACCGATCCCGGCCACAACCAGTTCATGCCGGGCGAGTTCGTCACCGAGAACCCGCCGGTGGCGCTGCGGGTGGTGGCCGAGACCGGCATGGCCTCCGCGTCGTTCAGCGCCACCACGGTCGACGGCGATTCGCCGCCCCTCGGCCACGTCATGGGCCCGGCCACCGCGGCGCCGTACTATTCGATCGAGCAGATGGTCCCGATCAATTTCTATTGA